The genomic segment TCCTGTTCATCTTCCTGCTGGGTTCCTGGCTGGCGGACCTCCATCGCCAGGGCCGGTGGAATGCTGCTCGGCTGCTGGCCCTTGCTATCCCCATCCTCGCCGGCCTGCTGGCGGCGGTGGGCGCCGGTGCCGGCAAGACCGCCATCCCCTACAACCCGGAAACCCTGCTGGGTCTGGCCCTGGCCCTGCCCCTGCTGCACCTGCTGGCGCCCCGTCCCGGCAAGGCCTGGGACGAACGGGCCGGCGACCTCTCCTACGGCCTGTTCCTCTGCCACTTTCTGGTCTTCTGGCTCTGGCCCGGCGCCGACACCGGACCCCTGGCCCTGCGTGTCCTGGCGGCCCTGACCCTGGCCTGGCTGATCCACCGCTTCATCGAGGCACCCATTCTGGCCTGGCGCCATCGCCTGCGCGCCCCGGCCGCCGGGAGTCTGGAAAAGTGATCTGCATCACACCTATTGACGTTAAACTATTGTTTGATTGGTCTGGGTCTTCAGGTAAGCCCAAGGCGATGCCCTGGCGTTGAAGAGGATGTACCGATGGCGAGGGGCGCGTTTGTGCGCCTCCCAGCCGAGATTTCTGTAGGAACCTGCTTATGACGAGGCTTTCATCTTTCCGTGGTCTGCTCACCGGCGCCTTGGGGCGCTGGGCGGCGTTCGCCCTGCCCTTGCTGGCGGGGCTGGCCCTGCCAGCCGGCGCGGTGGAGGGCGAAGTCGTCTTCGTGCGGGGCGATGCCCGGCTCCTGCCCGCCGAGGGCCCGGCCCGCATCCTCCGGGCGGGAGACAAGATCGCGCCCGGCCAGGGCCTGCAAACCGGCAAGGACGGCTACATTCACATCCGCTTTCCCGACGGCGGCTTCGTTGGCCTGCGTCCGGCCTCCCGCTTTGCCCTGGAAGCCTACGGCGTGGACCCGGCCTCCCCCGAGGGGCTGAAGGTACGCTACCGTCTGGAGCAGGGCACGGTGCGCACCATCACCGGCAAGGCCATCGAACAGGACAAGAGCCGCTACCGCTTCAATACTCCCCTGGCTGCTATTGGTGTGAGAGGGACGGATTACGTGGTTCAGGTGACCGACAACGCGGCGCGGGCCTCCGTCAATGCCGGCACCATCGTCCTGGCACCCTTCGGCGCGGGCTGCGAGGCGGCGGCCCAGGGCCCTGCGATACCATCAACGCCCGTACCCTGGCGGCCATGGGCAACGCCTATCTCGAATACCGGGCCGGCGCCGTGGCGCCGGAAATCAAGCAGGCCGCCATGCCCAACGGCGCCCCCACCCTGCCCGAGAGAGCCCAGTCCCCAGAAGCGGGCCGAGGCCGGTGCCGCCCTGACCACCGTGGACCCGACGGCTACTGCCACCGCCAACCGCATCAACGACGTGCTCGGTGGCGAGGCCGCCAGCCGAACACCGGCGCCCCCCCCGGTGAGCGAAGTGCCCCCGTCGGTGGTGGTGCCCGAGCCTCCGCCCCAGGTGACCTGGGGCCGCTGGGCCAGTATCGCCACCCTGTCGCCCACGGTGGCCGAGCAGACGGCCAAGGGCTATGAATCCCGCCTCTCCAACCCCCTGTTCGGCCTGATGAGTTCCTCCATGCCCGAAACCTTGCCCAAACAAGGCGTGGCGGGCTTCAACCTGCGGGCCGGCGAGGCCTATCTGCGGGAGGGCGCCAGCCTCACCCCCATGGTTCTGCGCGACGCCAGCCTGACGGTGGACTTCGGCAACCGCCGCTTCGACACCCGGCTCACCGTCAGCGGCGCCGGCCTCGACCTGCCCCTGGCCGCCACCGGCAGTGTGCAATGGCAGGGCTACCTGCTGGGCGACAACGCCCGTTCCACCATGGAAGTGGTCGGCCTTCTGGCCGGTCCCGGGGCCACCGAGGCGGGCTATCTCTTCGACAAGACCCTGAGCGGCGGCGCCAGCCTTTCCGGCGCCACCGCCTGGCGCCGCTAGCCCTGTTGCGCACAGGCGCTGCTCATCGTCGCCACCTCCGACAGCCCCGTTTCGCGGGGCTGTCGTTTTTTTCGCCCCATGCCTGGGCGATGATTTTCCTTGGGGCTGGCCTGCTGATCTGCCTGCTTGGCCTGGCGTCCGCCGCTTGGGCCGATGGGGCGCCTGCCCCATCCGTCCGTCGCCAACGCCGGGCACCAGCGGCCGGCCATGGTGCCCGAGTTCACTCGGCAGCGGGTAAGCTGGGGCGAATGGGCTGCCGCCCTGCCCGAACTGATGGCCCTGGAACCCCAGGGCGCCATGGCCTGCCTACAACGCCCTGCTGGCCGAAGCAGCCTTGGCCGTCGGTGAAAACGCTCAGGCCACCCTGGCCTTGGAACGCCTGGTGCTGCTCCAGCCCGACAACGCTGGCGCCTGGCTGGACCTGGCCGTGGCCAGCCTGCAACTGGGCGACCGCGCCAATGCCCAGCGGGCACTGGACCAGGTGGAGCGGGCTTCGCCGCGCCGCCGGGCATCCGCGCCCTGATCCAGGACCTGCGGCGTCGGATGCAGGTTCAGGCCACCCTGACCGAACCGTCGCGCCACCGCCTGCGGGGTGGCCTGCTGCTCGGCCACGACAGCAACGCCAACGGCGGCCTGGCCGCCCGCAGCCTGAGCCTGACACCGGGGGCGGGAGTCATCGAGTTGCCGGTGGCCGATGACTTCCGCCCCCGCGCCGCCCCTTCTGGCTGCTGACGGGGAACTGGCCACTCGCCAGACCCTGGCCGGCCAGGCCGTGGAAGCCGTCTCGCCCTGGCCGAAAGCGCTACGACGGCCTGGGCGAATTCGACACCCGGGATATCGCCCTGGCCGGCGCCTGGCAGCGCCCCTGCTCGGCGGCCTGGGCAGTGTGTGATGGCGGAATGGCGCCGGCTGGACATGGGAGGGCAGCCCTGATCCAGGTGCCGCGTCTGCGCCTGGGCCTGGAATGGCCCCTACCCGACAGCGGCTGCCGCCTGCTGGGGGCCGTGGATGGCGAATGGCGCCATTACCGTGGCGGCCTGGCCCGCTACGATGGCCGCCTGCTCTGGGGCGAGGCCGGCACTCGCTGCCCTCTGGCCCGTGGCGCCCTGACCCTGCTGGCCCGTGCCGCCCGGGACGATGGCAGCGCCGAGCGACCGGGGGAAGACACTCGCCGCCAGGAACTGGCCCTCGCCTGGCAGGGCCCCGCCTTTCGCCGGGGCGAAGCCGTCCTCCTGGCCCAGGCGGGCCGGGCCAGGGACGAAGCCGGCTACAGCCCCCTGATCCGCAACGACGCCCGGCGTGAGATTCGCCGCTTCAGCCTGCGGGCCGAGCTGGCCTGGCCCCTCGCCGAAGCCTGGCAACTGGTGGCCGCCCTGGAGCACACCCGCCAGATTTCCAACCTGGGTCTTTTCGGCCTGGAGCAGCGCCTGCTGACGGCGGGCCTGCGCTACCAGCAATAAGGGTCCGGTGAAATGTCGGGGAAAAAGTACAAACCCGCGCCAGGGCTGAAATATATTCATGAGCTTTGTTGACAATCCAACGCAAGCCTGTGATTCTACGAAAGGTTTCCCTTTGCTTCGCGGCCCCAGTGATTCCTTAAAATGTGATGCGCATCACATTTTAAGAAGATGTATGAAGCTAGGATAGAATCCGTATGTTGTGTAAATCCAGATTCGGGGTTTGGCGGGCTTCCGCCGGGGCCTGGAGTCTTAGGTAGTTTTAGTTTCTTTTGATCCACTCTGTACAGGAGATCACACCATGGCAGTTACCGCAGCAATGCGTACCCAAGTTACCCAGCTTTATGTGGCCTTTTCGGCCGCGCGCCCGACTCCGAAGGTCTGGGCTACTGGGTCAATGAAATTTCCACCGGCGCCAAGACCCTGGTTCAAGTCGCCCAAGCGATGTACGACACCACCCCGGCCCGTACCTACTACCCGCTGTACCTGACGAACAACGAAATCGTCACCAACTTCTACACCAACGTTCTGGGCCGCACCCCGGATGCCGATGGTCTGGCCTACTGGTCTGGCCAACTCGCCACCAAGTCTGCCGGCCAAGTCATTGCCGACATGATCACGGCCGTGGTCAATTATGCGGGTACTGACGCTGCCGCCCTGACTTCCCAGACCTTGTTCAATAACAAGGAAGCAGTTGCCGAGTACTACGCCGTGACCCAGCAGGGCAGCGCCACCAACGCAACCGCTGCCATCTCCGGCGTGACCGCTACCTCCGACGTCAGCACCGACGCCGCCAAGGCTGCGATCATCACGGCTGGCACTGCCACCGTAAGCGCCCAGACCTTCACGCTCACTGCGGCTGTGGATAGTGGTCCTTCATTCGTTGGAGGATCGGGCAATGACACCTTCAATGCTTCGGTCGCCGTAAACACTGGTACGGGTGTTTATGATGTTGAAACGCTGAGTGCCCTTGATATCATCGATGGCGGTGCCGGTACGGATACCCTGAACTACACGACGGTCGGTGGTACTGCACTGCCTGCTGCAACGCTGACCAGCATCGAGCTGATTAACGTCGTCTCTGATGGTGCTGTTACTGCTGATGTCCAGAATGCTTCCAGCGTAACCACCTTGACCGCTAAGGCCGTAGCTAATGCGGTGGACATTGACACCAAGGGCAATGCGACCTCTGTGACTGTTACCGGTACAGCTACTACCGTTGCAATTGACGACAACGGCGCTACTGGCGCTGACAAACTGGCCACGGTTAGCATCACCGGTAATACCGGCAATGTGACCATTGGTGCGAATGCCTCAACCGACACGCTGACCTCGCTGACCCTGATCAATTCTGTGAATGGCGATGCCACCGTGACGGCTGCCGCTGGCACGCGTGCCTTGGCGTTGACGCTGAATGGGGTAACCGGTCCGGGCAATAACGTGGTCATTACCGATGATACGGCTACCACCTTGACCATCACTGGCACCGGTGCCCTTTCTTCTGCCATTGACCTTCAGGCGGACGCGGCGACGACGATTTCCATCGCTGCTGATGAAAAGATTACCTTCGCTGCTATTGATGCCTCCGCAGCTACGACGCTGACGGTCACCGGCGACTCGCTGGTAACCTTTACCACCAACACAGCGGCTGATCTTGGTGCTCTGACCACTGTTAATGCCTCCGGTAACACGGGTGGCTTGTCCCTTGGTACTGAGCTTGCTACCGGTGTTACCTTCACGGGCAGTTCCGCTGCTGATAGTGTTAAGCTTGGCGCTACCACGAAGACCATCACCATGGGTGATGGTAACGATACAGTAACGCTCAGCGCCAACGTGGGTACAGGAGGCACCATTGATGCAGGTGCTGGTACTGCTGACGTACTGAGCCTGACCGAAGCATTGGCTGCCAATGACAGTTTGTCTGCAAGCACTACTTTCGAAGGCAAGATTTCTGGTTTCGAAGATTGGCACTGACTACAGTCACTGGTTCAAAACAGTTGATCTGGCTAATCTGGATGACATTTCCTGGGTTACCACAACAGCGGCTACTGCTCTGACTCTGGATAAAATGACCTCGGGGGGTACGGTTCAAATAACTGCAGCCTCTACCGCGGTAACTGTAAATGTTACCGACGCTGCTCTGGGTGGTCATAACACTGATGTCCTTAACATCGAGCTCAAGGCTGCAACCAGTGGTGGAAACGTTGATTATGGTGCGCTGACGGCAGCGGCTGTCGAGACCATCAACGTTAACTCCACGCGCTCCGGCACGGTTGTGGCTGCGGATACCAACGAGATCGATCTGACTATTGCCAACGTTGTTACCCTGAACGTTACGGGTGATGTTCTTGCTGATCTTGATGGTGCAGCCCTGGCAGGTAATGCTCTGGCGACGGTCAACGCCAGCACCAACACGGGTGGTCTGAAGGTTACGGTTACTGGCGCTTCGCAGGGTATTGCGATCACCGGTAGTGCAACCAAGGCCAACACCATGGTCGGTGGTTCTGGCGGTGACGTTATCACTGGCGGCAGCGGTGTAGATACGGTTGATGGTGGCGCAGGCGACGACCAGATTTCTGGTGGTGCAGGTGCTGATGTAATCACTGGCGGTACCGGTATTGATACCATTGATCTCGGCTCCGGCGTTGCTGGCGACACCGTGAAATATGGTGCGGCAAATACGTTGCTTGCAGCCAACCGTGATGTGATCACCAACTTCACTGCTGGTGCGACTACTGCTGACACTGTTACAATTCTGGCAGCCTCAATTGTTGATACCACTGAAGCTGCTGGCGCAGGTGCCGCTACAGCCACTCAGTTCAAGACAATCAGCTCCACTTTGGCTGCAGGCGCTGCGACCTTTACGGCAACAGGGTATGATGCTGATACGGGTTGGGTAATGGAGATTGCCACCACGCTGAGTTCGAATGGCGATTTGTCCTTGACGTCTGCCGCTGGTCTTAACGGGACTGAACTGCTCAAGGCACTGTCAAGCACGACGACTGCATCGACTGGTATCGCATTTACTGATACTACAGATACCGGTGCAGAAGCCACAGCTGGATATATCATTGCATATCAAAATGACAAGGCTTATCTGTACTATGCGGCTGATGCAGATAATAGCAACAGCTATGAAGCAACTGAAATTGCGCTGATTGGTACATTTAACGGTGTCACCGCAGGTGCCTTTACGTTTGATAATATCGTTGCTGCTTAATTTCCCCTGAGACAAGTACCTGCCCTCGGGTAGGTGCTTGAGGTGGAAGCCATTGAAACCCTGTCCTTCTCACGAGGGGCAGGGTTTTCCATAAGGGACTTGCGGACACGTGCAGGGTCTTTACGGAAGAAATCACAAGGGAGCCATTGCCATCGCCAAGCCAGATCCCGCCCTGATCGCCGTGCTCATCAACCGCGAGCACAGCCGCCTGTCGAGCCAGGTCAAGACGCTGGAGAAAGTGCTGCACGCGTTGTTCTCTGACAAGGAATACCAGCGCCTGATCCAACTGGCTGCCAACTGGCGCGCTGCTGGCCTTTGACGACGGCGCCCCGAAACTGGCCGATACGCTGGAGGTGTTCATCGCCGCCTACCGGCAGCGCTCACCCGACCAGGAGGCTGCACGACGAGGTGGTCTTCAAGCCGGCGTTCACCGCATGGGCCATTGGGCGCTGGTCAAGCACTTCATCCCCGGCGTCACCGATTGCCTGGACAACTTCGGCAGCGTCCTGCCCAAGTACCGCGAAGCCTTCAAACGCCGATACGAGGCCGAGGGCAACCTGTCGGTCGAGGCGCAGTCGCAACTGCTCAAAGCCCAGTACGCCTTGATCCCCAACCGCCGTGATCCGTACCGGCACGAGGAGATGAAACGCCGAGGGCTGGTTACCGCCGACGGCATCGTGCCGATGGGCGTGAAGGAAGCGCTGGCGTTGATTGAGCGCGAGGAGGCGCAGGCTGCGCTACCGGCCAAGCGCGGTGTGGTGGCGTGGGTGGCGGATCGGTTTCGGCGCAAAGAGTGAACACGCAGGGTAGGGGCTATGGAAAGTGAACAGCTGGAAACTGAGGGTAAGGCCTCAAAATGGGAGCAAGCTCTTCAACGCTTAGAAATAACTCCGGAGCAGCGTCTCGTCATCGAGAACGCCAAAGCAAAGGAGGCAGACGATTGGTCGCTGGAAGAAGCTGATCTGATTATGCGTGTCAGCCGTGAAGCGCGTCGTCTTCAGGCCGTTGATGAATATAAGGCTCTACCGCAAGATGACCGCGAGCGGGAGCACCATCGAGTATGGCAATTGATTGGCGGATATACCGCCTTCATTGCGGCGGCCTGCCTGGCGGTAATCAGCTCTTCAAAATCTGAGGGCAGCTACGCATTCGCATTTTCGTTCTGGGTAGTCTCGCTGCCTCTTCTTTGCGGCGCAATGTTGCTGGACTACCACGTTCGAGTAAGGCAGGCGAGGCTTAACAGCAAAGTCAGGAGCTTCTTGCTGACGGTGGGCGTTTTATCAAGCCACTTAGGAACGGTGGGTATGGTGAGTACATACTCGTGGGTCGCAGCCGTCGTGTATGGGCTGTGTCCATTGTTGGTCGGCCTATATCTGCACGAAACCATCGCGCTTGGGGGCAGAAAAAACTTCGAGGATCTTTAGATTGAACGACAAGCTGTACGTCATAGGAAACGGCTTCGATCTCCATCACAGGATGCCGACCCAGTTTTCGGATTTTCGCACCTTTGCTCGAAAGGCTGCGCCAGATGTGTTCCGCGCCGTTGATGACTATGTGCCAGTGAGCGCCAACTGGTCAGACCTGGAGAATGCCCTGGCCGCCCTTGATGTCGAAACCGTCAAAGAGGACTTGAGCTGCTTCATGCCATCCTACGCTGCAGATGACTGGCGCGACTCCGGTCACCATGACTTTCAGTTTGAAGTGGATCGTGTGGTCCGCCAGCTTTCGGTAGAGCTGAGGTCGGTTTTTGCCCGATGGGTCCGGCAGATCAAAGTCCCGGATCTTGCCAATGCGCCTGGGGTCCATCGTCTGACGAGCATTGACCGCAGTGCATCTTTCTTGACGTTCAACTACACGCCCACCCTGGCTGATCTATACGGCGTGCCGCTGGAGCGAACGCTTCATATCCATGGCACGTCTTCCGATGATGACCAGGAACTGGTCCTGGGGCACGGCTGGAATTCGGCGATGCGGAAATCGCTGAATGACCGTCCAGACATCGAGGATGTGGACACCCGAATGATCGAGGCGAACCAGATCCTAGATCGGTACTTCACCGCCACCTTCAAGCCGTCAAAACAGCTGATCGCGCAGCACCAAGAATTCTTCCGCGCCTTGGACGAGGTCACGCACGTCACCGTCCTTGGGCACTCCCTTTCGAATGTGGACGCTGAGTATTTTCGGGCGCTGCTGGCGGTGCCAGCTGTGGCCTCGGCCACCTGGACGGTGGCTTGCCGCCACAGCGACGATGCTGCTGAAAAAACTCAGCGGCTCGTTAACTTGGGCTTGCCGGCAAGTCAGATCAGGGCGGTTGCATGGACCTCACTTTGATTGACCGTTAACAAAACAATTGACAGCAAACCTTCACCTTCTCTACAATCATCGTTAATAAATCACGCAACGGTTAACGATCATGGGCTTCGGCACCTTCATCCGAGAAAAACGCGAGCAGGCCAATGTGCCGATGAACGAGTTCGCTCGCAGCCTGGGCATCTCGCCGGCCTACTGGTCGCGCATCGAGCGCGAACTGGAGAAGGCGCCCAAGGATGAGCTGATCACCAAGGCTGCAGAGAAGCTCGGTCTCAACCCCGACGAGGCTTTCATCGAGGCCAGCCGCTTGCCCCCGGATATGCAGAAGGACGTCAGCACGGTCGTTCGCCTGTATCGCAAATCCCTGGGTTAAGGCGGTGACGGATGCCAGCGCTTTCCCTGCGGTATGACCATTGCTCCCTTCGCAAGCCTCGCTACCTGAACAAGTTCGCCATCGAGACCGTGGCCCGTGAGGCCAGAGCACAGCTTTTGTCTCCTGGCGCGGATGCGCTGACACTGGCGCAACTGGCGGCCATCTCCGATCTGACCATCAACGGCCTGCCGTACCAACTGTGGGTCAGTCTGGATCATCCCGTCACCGATGAGGATGGTCTGCCCGTATTGGGCCTGTGCGAGTTCGACCCAGATTGCGGCGAAGACGCCGTCTCCGTGCTGGTCTCACCGGTCGGCGAGCAACTCACGCCCGAGCTGGCGCTGTCCACCTTCGCCCACGAACTGGGCCACGCCATCTTCGACGCCCCGGCCTGGCTGATTGCTGCCAAGCAAGGGCCGGGATTGTTCGACGAACCGGATACCAGTCAGCGCCGTGCTTACCGCACGGCCACGCCGGATGCTGAACACCTGGGCGCCACGGCGCAGCCGCAAAACACCGCCCTCGAGAAAGAAATCCGCATCGCCGAGTTCCGCGCCAACGAGTTCATGGGCTCGCTGCTGGTGCCGCGCGACCGCCTGGTCGAGCTGGCTGTGGCCCGTGCGCCGGACTTCGATGTCGGCATTGAGCGCGATGGCGGCCTGTCTGAGGAACTGCACGCCGCTACACCTCGGCTGATCGAGCAAGGTACCTTCGGCTTCGTCGGTATGGAAAACCTCCAGCGCGAACTGGCCGCCACCTTCGGCGTGAACCCCAAATTCATCCGTGTGCGGATGGAACGCTACGGGCTGCTGCCCACTCTGCCTGGTAGAGGACAAGCATGAGTCACTGATCGGATGCGCAACACGCCGGCCGGGTGCCGGCATTTTTTGAGCACTGATATTAATAGTTCGCGCAACAGTTTAATTAAACGCCACTCGTAAAGGAGAACAAGAATGGCAGAAGTCGACGTGATGGATACCCGTGAGTCAGATCCGACGGCCCTCGCCGCAGAGGCGACTGCTGCGGGTGGCGGCAAACCACGCAAGCCACGGGCCACCGATGGTGGGCCGGAGATCCTGCCCGACATGGGGCACTACGTGACCCTGGTGCGCAAGATCAAGCATCGCGCGCTGGTGGCGCAGTGGCTACAGCACCTGCACCCTGAGGAGCTACCCGGCATCGAGTGGGAGCACAAGGTCTGCACCAGCTACAAGCAGAGCCTGTTCACCGTGGTCGCGGGCCTATCCGGTGCCATCCGTCAGCGGCTGGAGGAAGCCGCACAGCGCGTCCTGCTGCTGTCGGATGACTTTGGGTGCGAGGCCGTCAAATCGCTGCTGAGCGAAGACGACGAGACTGAGCAACAGGCGGTGGCGGTCGCCGGCGACAAGTACGGCCGGGCGCTCTACCTGTACCTGTGCCGCCTGGCGGACGACAAGGACCGCCGGTTTGAGCAGGCCGAAACCGCCCGGCAGCAGAACAAGCAGTGGAAGTCCGAAGCCTACGCCAGCCACTTCCGGGGGCCGAAGGCGGTCGATATCACCTTGGACGACACGCTCAAGGACAAACTCAAGGTGGCGATTGCCGTCATCTACTCGCAGGCACCGCTGCACGATGTGGTCATCGAGCATTTCCAGCGCCGCGACCTGACCCAGGCCGAGGACCGTGGCGGTGAGGACGAGTCGGCTCCGGTCTGGTTGCACACCATCGTGGTCGGCTTCAACGGCAAGGAAACCCACTGGGACAAGATCGTCGACGGCGAGGTGACCACGCGCCACGATCAGGCCCTGCAGCGCATCACCTTCTCGTATGAGCCGAGCACCGGCGCGCTGTCGGTGTTCTGCGATGACCGGAATGCCCGCCAGGAACTCGCCAAAGCCCTGCGCGATGTGGTGCTGGCCAGCGACACTGAAATCGCCGAGATGCCGCTGCGCGAGTTCAGCCTGAAGGCCTTCGGCAGCGCCGAGGTGTTCAACCTGCTCAAACCCGAACCCGGCGACGGCATCGAGCGCATCAGCATCAACCTGATCAAGGTAGCCAAGCGTCTCGAACAACAGGGCGAAGACGGCACGCTGGAAGTTACGAGCGGCATGACCATCCACCGCGACCGCCGTGATCAGCGCGATGTCTATCGCGTGGCCCGGAAGACTACAAACAGAACGATCTCAGCGGGTTTAACTTGGTGCAGGTCAAGCTGGTGCTGCGCATTGCAAAGCAAAAGGACCGTCGCGCCCACAATATCGTCGTGCAGATCACTGCGCCCAACGGCCTGAACGACAACGCCAAGACCGAGGATGAACGCCAGCTGGTGATGCGCCTGCTGAAACGCTGGCACATCGTCACCGAGTTCTGAGGAGGCTGCCGATGCTGACAGAGACGCTGCAACGGCTGGAGCGATTGGACGGGATGGACAGCACGCTGTTCGGCAGAGAACTGCTGAGCTTTGGCCGCTTGCTGCTGGACAGGGGTTGGATCGCCGCCATTGGTTACTTCAGCCACATCGATGTCGAGGTGATGGACGATATCTTCGAGGAGGTGGAGGTCACGGTCGATGAGGCAGCGGGCCGCTACACCTACCCGCACCCATTCCGGCGCAAAGTGATCCTGAGCGGTTCCTTGCACGAGGTCACCCGCTACCGTTTCCAGCGCGAGCCCTTCTTTGACCACCTGGCCACCCTGCTGGGCATCGAGCCCCGGTTTGCCGTGCGCCGGCGTTGCCTGGTCGAGCATCACCTCTGGTATCTGGGTGACCTCCGTGTCGGCAACCGCCATG from the Denitratisoma oestradiolicum genome contains:
- a CDS encoding FecR family protein, whose amino-acid sequence is MTRLSSFRGLLTGALGRWAAFALPLLAGLALPAGAVEGEVVFVRGDARLLPAEGPARILRAGDKIAPGQGLQTGKDGYIHIRFPDGGFVGLRPASRFALEAYGVDPASPEGLKVRYRLEQGTVRTITGKAIEQDKSRYRFNTPLAAIGVRGTDYVVQVTDNAARASVNAGTIVLAPFGAGCEAAAQGPAIPSTPVPWRPWATPISNTGPAPWRRKSSRPPCPTAPPPCPREPSPQKRAEAGAALTTVDPTATATANRINDVLGGEAASRTPAPPPVSEVPPSVVVPEPPPQVTWGRWASIATLSPTVAEQTAKGYESRLSNPLFGLMSSSMPETLPKQGVAGFNLRAGEAYLREGASLTPMVLRDASLTVDFGNRRFDTRLTVSGAGLDLPLAATGSVQWQGYLLGDNARSTMEVVGLLAGPGATEAGYLFDKTLSGGASLSGATAWRR
- a CDS encoding tetratricopeptide repeat protein, whose product is MAVGENAQATLALERLVLLQPDNAGAWLDLAVASLQLGDRANAQRALDQVERASPRRRASAP
- a CDS encoding beta strand repeat-containing protein, with the translated sequence MYDTTPARTYYPLYLTNNEIVTNFYTNVLGRTPDADGLAYWSGQLATKSAGQVIADMITAVVNYAGTDAAALTSQTLFNNKEAVAEYYAVTQQGSATNATAAISGVTATSDVSTDAAKAAIITAGTATVSAQTFTLTAAVDSGPSFVGGSGNDTFNASVAVNTGTGVYDVETLSALDIIDGGAGTDTLNYTTVGGTALPAATLTSIELINVVSDGAVTADVQNASSVTTLTAKAVANAVDIDTKGNATSVTVTGTATTVAIDDNGATGADKLATVSITGNTGNVTIGANASTDTLTSLTLINSVNGDATVTAAAGTRALALTLNGVTGPGNNVVITDDTATTLTITGTGALSSAIDLQADAATTISIAADEKITFAAIDASAATTLTVTGDSLVTFTTNTAADLGALTTVNASGNTGGLSLGTELATGVTFTGSSAADSVKLGATTKTITMGDGNDTVTLSANVGTGGTIDAGAGTADVLSLTEALAANDSLSASTTFEGKISGFEDWH
- a CDS encoding calcium-binding protein; its protein translation is MTVCLQALLSKARFLVSKIGTDYSHWFKTVDLANLDDISWVTTTAATALTLDKMTSGGTVQITAASTAVTVNVTDAALGGHNTDVLNIELKAATSGGNVDYGALTAAAVETINVNSTRSGTVVAADTNEIDLTIANVVTLNVTGDVLADLDGAALAGNALATVNASTNTGGLKVTVTGASQGIAITGSATKANTMVGGSGGDVITGGSGVDTVDGGAGDDQISGGAGADVITGGTGIDTIDLGSGVAGDTVKYGAANTLLAANRDVITNFTAGATTADTVTILAASIVDTTEAAGAGAATATQFKTISSTLAAGAATFTATGYDADTGWVMEIATTLSSNGDLSLTSAAGLNGTELLKALSSTTTASTGIAFTDTTDTGAEATAGYIIAYQNDKAYLYYAADADNSNSYEATEIALIGTFNGVTAGAFTFDNIVAA
- a CDS encoding bacteriophage abortive infection AbiH family protein gives rise to the protein MNDKLYVIGNGFDLHHRMPTQFSDFRTFARKAAPDVFRAVDDYVPVSANWSDLENALAALDVETVKEDLSCFMPSYAADDWRDSGHHDFQFEVDRVVRQLSVELRSVFARWVRQIKVPDLANAPGVHRLTSIDRSASFLTFNYTPTLADLYGVPLERTLHIHGTSSDDDQELVLGHGWNSAMRKSLNDRPDIEDVDTRMIEANQILDRYFTATFKPSKQLIAQHQEFFRALDEVTHVTVLGHSLSNVDAEYFRALLAVPAVASATWTVACRHSDDAAEKTQRLVNLGLPASQIRAVAWTSL
- a CDS encoding helix-turn-helix domain-containing protein; translated protein: MGFGTFIREKREQANVPMNEFARSLGISPAYWSRIERELEKAPKDELITKAAEKLGLNPDEAFIEASRLPPDMQKDVSTVVRLYRKSLG